Below is a genomic region from Pseudomonas extremaustralis.
GGTGGCTAGCCCAGTAATTTCCTTCTCCGGGGAACCACGCAAGGTGGCGCCCAGGAACTCGGCCAACTCGCCGAGTTTGATAATCGCGGTCATGGCTTACTTCAGCTGGTTCATGCGCTCGATCACCTGGCGGGTGATGTCGTATTGAGGCTTGACGTCGATCACAGCGCCACGCTCGAAGACCAGGTCAAAGGCACCTTTCTTGATGACTTCTTCCACAGCGCTGTCGAGTTTTGGCTTCAACTGTTTCAGCATTTCACGGTCAGCAACAGCCTTGGCTTCGTTCAGCTCTTTGGACTGGAACTGATAGTCACGGGCCTTTTGCTTGAATTCAAGCTCCAGGCGCTCGCGCTCGCCTTGCTGCATCTTGTCACCACCAGCGACCAGACGATCCTGGATACCCTTGGCACTGCTTTCCAGGGTCTTGAGCTTGGTCAGTTGCGGACCGAATTTCTTCTCGGCATCCACGGCGTACTTCTTGGCCGCGTCGGATTCCAGCAGGGCCATCTGATAGTTCAGGACGGCAATCTTCATTTCGGCGAAGGCCGGGGTCGCTACCAGCACGGTTGCCAGCAGAACCAATTGAGTCAACTTACGCACGATGTACTCCTACAGAATCCGTTGTCGTTATCTTAGGTCAGGCGCTTAGAACGTCTGGCCGAGGGAGAATTGGAAAATCTGGGTTTCAGCGTTATCCGGTTTCTTGATCGGCATGGCCAGAGCAAAGCTCAATGGGCCAAGCGCGGTCACCCAGGTCACACCAACACCCACGGAACTCGCCATGTTGCTGAGGCTAACCTCGTTGCACTGGGTGTTCGACTTCACGCCGCTCGGGTTGGTGACCTGCTCGCACTTGGAGTCGAACACGTTACCCACGTCCCAGAAAACCGAAGTGCGCAGGGACCGTTGATCTTTAACGAACGGCAGTGGGAACAGAATCTCCGCACCACCCTGGATCAACACGTTACCACCGAATGGCAGCGCACTCGTATCGGAGTCCGCCACGGTGCCAGTGTTACCGGTCACGCCTACACCACGGCTCGGCGTACCACGAGGGCCCAGGGTACTGTCCTTGAAGCCACGAACCGAGTTGAAACCACCAGCATAGTAGTTCTCGTAGAACGGCAGCCCATTGGTCGAACCGTAACCGTCACCATAGCCCAACTCAGTGTGCAGGCGCATGGTGTAGTTGTCGCTCAGAGGCTGGAACAACTGGCCACGATAGTCGAGCTTGAAGAACGACAGGTCGCTGCCCGGCGTC
It encodes:
- a CDS encoding OmpH family outer membrane protein, whose product is MRKLTQLVLLATVLVATPAFAEMKIAVLNYQMALLESDAAKKYAVDAEKKFGPQLTKLKTLESSAKGIQDRLVAGGDKMQQGERERLELEFKQKARDYQFQSKELNEAKAVADREMLKQLKPKLDSAVEEVIKKGAFDLVFERGAVIDVKPQYDITRQVIERMNQLK